A genomic stretch from Megachile rotundata isolate GNS110a chromosome 1, iyMegRotu1, whole genome shotgun sequence includes:
- the LOC100881739 gene encoding uncharacterized protein LOC100881739 isoform X1, translating to MWDLGNRSVVTLVSVLSGCVFLYNIWGPILILTISLFLTIYACYSLIVNDSLLSPHALLLFDYCKHVSLEICASVKNIVHYAYQYIRQYWKTASRRFRERHLTQFRMERRRGTRYQLSNDSNPARRNSSGFGSIAQLSPISKDAEKSNISNSLSSKNKFYHNSGHSSYDHSPLSKHISTPMFARNKEELENQTIELLFPNQGSTKKAFPAYRKSHTPTREDTTYFDTEVSPWSTSVNPKIDSNTSDPRATDTIGGPLLSSSRYNIDQRVYNDVTSPGLTTRLTKYAAEANNKLIHQSRYRVGQFPKVNLHASPVPLIDAKSVRPKTPVTVRVAPPHTIRYSSPSVTEALREISLKRHASREDVASDLAKKQRTESVINKESESQDETKQKRSREESLKSEEDASPQSKTDRPTKRTKTPSCYDIINSLSSSKHVASGVKRKARDFSRSGTPDFEKHFKSLECIQSNSSHSLPPVENTSPKHQEVSEKRNSGMSITSDKIQGDSPIRGILKTANKSIEIDSNHTTDVQAKRSNSYDKKNRSEELVASTDTGKLTHKLFMKAEPERNEKLRMLVEEQGNIAAKFTTDDVEEIKKEDIADMRQTSMKARLQSMFDAISGKAASQINPDVVIQAEEVNAIKSVECPVTCATLNSSTTTTNINTTPISTSAVAPSVVGTNQSSAKHSKHVAFNLPTLEGSSNTTAQINSDVFETQAKSVESSVPEQTSSASESMLTTTSTNASQPSVTKTNVINPNSTSGNFDFGKLSSNSVTNASFGTLFTSNAVSSSTVVPLFATSTTTSPFGDVGSSATKSLSVPATSSAVNANIETTNPFPTNGPQMVQNFATGPNLPLGSGNALRASTRANIAPSSTTTVTQSTESSTGSTSITSTTNSTAIPLNAVSASTASTGSTVDTFAASSVPLYSFGNTKGNVQTSKAEGFSFNSAGNVSQNTSTFGSLGNSQQLQSASTSVSTSTSSGTKNDSASGQSGSVSNVAVGSTAHDSSIKTTAATFTSPAISTFSFCAANSATSGSTNKPEFSFGNVPNTAKASIESTNANANAFSTGNNALPSFGSLPTNNASQFALNANSIFGNASSPSIFGTTTANQSIFGTPSTVNTSSTAFTAPKSSATPMFGSNVHTTSVGFPAINSAPVFSSTTGAPSSGVTCTAAVPVFGSAANTSAPSVSGTSGNLFTGASSTVPTVTFGTTSNIFGQATAPSGNFKNSTSMFGSNSGTPSLFGSQTSTTSTFGSTLSVSSSNTGVPVFGSANISSNVAVPVFGTGTATAAVTTTGTATGTGTSTTAVTATVTPVFVSQNATNSATPGTTASTFGVGSSIFGSNSATNPPVFGATVTSPFGSSVTSTFGGQNASGSSAFGTLSNVNATSNANVNSNINANNNVDANANSNANANSVSAFGDNKVLPFGSQTPSFGSSNPPNTAFGTVNNAKQTNQENNNTGGIFSFGANQKQKQQQQQQQQQQQQQPQNTTFSFGGNGNASNNAAASTSAPFQFGGTSSTGAATGFNFSAPTTTPSINFGTTSAPTFNAAAPGMFSIGSGFTAPRYRNIRSRKPR from the exons atgtgggatttaggaaatcggAGTGTTGTCACATTAGTAAGCGTGTTGAGTGGGTGCGTGTTTCTCTATAACATTTGGGGGCCGATACTTATTCTTACGATTTCATTATTCCTTACTATTTACGCGTGTTACTCTTTGATCGTCAACGACAGCTTATTGTCGCCGCACGCGTTACTCTTATTCGATTACTGCAAACACGTTTCTCTCGAAATTTGTGCTAGCGTTAAGAATATCGTTCATTACGCGTACCAATATATTCGTCAGTACTGGAAGACTGCTAGTCGCCGTTTTCGAGAACGCCACCTAACCCAATTTAGGATGGAGAGACGTCGTGGAACACGTTACCAGCTTAGCAACGATTCTAATCCTGCTAGGAGAAATTCTTCAGGGTTTGGTTCGATCGCGCAGCTCAGTCCAATTTCAAAGGATGCAGAGAAAAGCAATATTTCGAACAGTCTCAGCTCGAAGAACAAATTTTATCATAATTCTGGTCATTCGTCCTATGACCATAGTCCCCTTAGTAAGCATATTTCGACACCGATGTTTGCAAGAAACAAGGAGGAATTGGAGAATCAAACGATCGAGTTACTATTTCCTAATCAAGGCTCGACCAAGAAAGCGTTTCCTGCATATAGAAAGAGTCATACGCCGACAAGAGAAGATACCACGTATTTTGACACAGAAGTATCGCCGTGGAGCACGAGCGTAAATCCCAAGATAGACAGCAACACGAGCGATCCAAGAGCCACGGATACGATCGGTGGGCCTTTACTGTCGTCGTCAAGATACAATATCGATCAAAG AGTGTACAACGACGTAACTTCTCCAGGGCTTACAACTAGATTAACAAAATACGCGGCAGAAGCTAACAACAAGTTGATTCACCAGTCTCGATATCGAGTAGGGCAATTTCCAAAAGTTAATCTTCACGCTAGTCCAGTACCGTTGATAGATGCCAAATCCGTGAGACCGAAAACTCCGGTAACGGTTAGAGTAGCTCCGCCTCATACCATTCGATACTCTTCTCCGAGCGTCACCGAAGCTTTAAGAGAGATATCGTTGAAAAGACACGCTTCGAGAGAAGACGTTGCTTCCGATCTAGCAAAAAAACAGCGAACAGAGAGCGTAATTAACAAAGAATCCGAGAGTCAGGATGAAACGAAACAAAAAAGAAGTAGGGAAGAATCTTTGAAATCGGAAGAGGACGCTTCTCCGCAAAGTAAAACGGATAGACCGACAAAACGAACAAAAACACCGTCGTGTTACGATATCATTAATTCCCTTAGTTCCAGTAAGCACGTTGCTTCCGGTGTGAAAAGGAAAGCCA GAGATTTCTCACGGAGTGGAACTCCAGATTTTGAAAAGCATTTTAAATCTTTAGAGTGTATACAGAGCAACAGCTCGCATTCGTTGCCGCCAGTTGAAAATACTAGCCCAAAACATCAGGAGGTATCGGAGAAAAGAAATTCGGGCATGTCGATCACTTCCGATAAGATACAAGGAGATTCTCCGATAAGAGGAATTTTGAAAACTGCTAATAAAAGTATCGAAATCGATTCGAACCATACGACAGACGTTCAGGCGAAACGTTCGAATTCGTACGATAAAAAGAATCGTTCTGAGGAACTGGTCGCATCTACCGACACGGGGAAATTGACGCACAAATTGTTTATGAAAGCGGAACCGGAAAGGAACGAAAAACTGAGAATGTTGGTCGAAGAACAAGGTAACATAGCAGCGAAATTTACTACGGACGATGTAGAAGAGATAAAGAAAGAGGATATAGCAGATATGAGGCAAACCAGTATGAAAGCGAGGCTTCAGAGCATGTTCGACGCCATATCTGGAAAAG CGGCTAGCCAAATTAATCCTGACGTAGTGATTCAAGCGGAAGAAGTGAACGCGATTAAATCGGTCGAATGTCCTGTAACTTGCGCGACTCTCAACTCTTCGACTACCACGACGAACATTAATACCACGCCTATCTCAACGTCGGCCGTCGCTCCCAGTGTTGTCGGGACAAATCAGTCGAGCGCTAAGCATTCGAAACACGTAGCTTTTAATTTACCGACGCTAGAAGGCTCGTCGAACACGACAGCACAGATTAACAGCGACGTCTTCGAGACACAGGCAAAAAGTGTTGAATCTTCTGTGCCGGAGCAAACGAGCAGCGCTTCCGAAAGTATGCTCACGACTACGTCCACGAACGCGTCACAACCTTCCGTCACGAAGACGAACGTAATCAATCCGAACTCGACCTCGGGAAATTTTGATTTTGGCAAATTGTCGTCGAACTCGGTGACAAACGCTTCGTTCGGCACTTTATTCACGTCCAATGCCGTTTCTTCGAGCACCGTTGTACCTTTGTTCGCCACTTCTACCACGACCAGTCCGTTCGGAGACGTTGGCAGCAGCGCGACAAAATCTTTGTCCGTTCCCGCGACTTCGAGTGCAGTTAACGCGAACATCGAAACAACTAATCCTTTCCCGACGAACGGCCCGCAAATGGTTCAGAACTTTGCCACCGGTCCGAATTTACCGCTTGGAAGCGGTAACGCGCTACGTGCATCGACACGCGCAAACATTGCACCATCGTCGACGACAACCGTTACGCAGAGTACGGAATCAAGTACAGGATCAACGTCGATTACTTCTACTACGAATTCTACGGCGATACCGTTGAACGCCGTAAGCGCGAGTACCGCCTCAACTGGCTCCACCGTAGATACGTTCGCTGCTTCGTCTGTTCCCCTGTACTCTTTTGGAAATACGAAGGGTAACGTGCAAACTTCCAAGGCCGAAGGATTCTCGTTCAATTCGGCTGGAAACGTTTCGCAAAATACCAGCACATTCGGGTCATTGGGAAACTCTCAACAACTTCAAAGCGCAAGCACGAGCGTGAGCACGAGTACGTCCTCCGGTACAAAGAATGATAGCGCGTCCGGGCAAAGTGGCTCAGTTTCGAACGTCGCGGTCGGTAGTACCGCACACGATTCGAGTATTAAAACTACAGCAGCCACGTTTACCTCACCCGCGATCTCGACGTTCAGTTTTTGCGCAGCTAATTCCGCAACGTCCGGATCTACCAACAAACCAGAATTTTCGTTCGGCAATGTACCGAATACGGCAAAAGCGTCGATAGAAAGCACGAACGCGAACGCGAACGCGTTTTCAACCGGAAACAATGCGTTGCCTAGCTTCGGAAGCTTGCCGACTAATAACGCGTCTCAGTTCGCTTTGAACGCCAACTCCATATTCGGTAACGCATCCAGTCCGTCAATTTTTGGAACCACAACCGCGAATCAATCAATTTTCGGTACACCTTCCACGGTGAATACTAGCAGCACCGCGTTTACCGCTCCGAAGAGTTCCGCCACGCCGATGTTCGGTTCCAACGTCCACACGACTTCCGTCGGATTTCCAGCCATCAATTCAGCCCCGGTATTCTCGAGCACTACCGGCGCTCCTTCTTCGGGAGTGACATGTACTGCGGCAGTGCCAGTGTTCGGTTCTGCCGCGAATACCTCCGCGCCGAGCGTAAGCGGAACAAGTGGCAATTTATTCACTGGCGCTAGCTCTACAGTCCCGACTGTAACGTTCGGAACGACGAGTAACATTTTTGGTCAAGCGACCGCGCCGAGCGGTAATTTCAAGAATTCCACGAGCATGTTCGGAAGCAATAGCGGTACACCGAGTTTGTTCGGATCCCAAACGAGCACGACGTCTACCTTTGGCTCCACTTTGTCAGTTTCGAGCAGCAATACCGGTGTACCCGTGTTCGGTTCCGCGAATATTTCCAGCAACGTGGCAGTGCCCGTGTTTGGCACCGGTACCGCTACCGCCGCCGTCACTACCACCGGCACCGCCACCGGTACTGGCACCAGCACCACCGCCGTTACCGCTACCGTAACTCCGGTCTTTGTTTCGCAAAATGCCACGAATTCAGCGACACCAGGAACCACCGCATCGACTTTCGGTGTCGGCAGTTCCATATTCGGGAGCAACAGCGCTACGAATCCCCCTGTTTTCGGTGCTACCGTTACCAGCCCTTTCGGTTCTTCTGTCACGAGTACCTTTGGTGGACAAAATGCATCCGGTTCTAGCGCCTTCGGTACCCTTTCTAACGTCAACGCTACCTCTAACGCCAACGTCAATAGCAATATCAACGCCAACAACAACGTGGACGCTAACGCTAACAGCAACGCGAACGCCAACTCCGTTTCCGCGTTCGGCGACAACAAGGTTTTACCCTTCGGATCTCAAACTCCGAGTTTCGGATCGTCTAATCCTCCTAACACAGCTTTTGGGACAGTGAACAACGCCAAACAAACAAACCAGGAAAACAACAATACCGGTGGTATATTTAGTTTCGGTGCGAATCAGAAGCagaagcaacagcagcagcagcagcagcagcagcaacaacaacaaccacAGAACACGACGTTTTCGTTTGGCGGTAACGGCAACGCTAGCAACAACGCTGCAGCATCAACGTCTGCACCGTTCCAGTTTGGTGGAACGTCGTCGACCGgag CAGCGACTGGCTTTAATTTCTCCGCTCCCACGACCACACCATCCATTAACTTCGGAACGACGAGCGCACCGACGTTCAACGCGGCCGCTCCTGGCATGTTCAGCATCGGAAGCGGCTTTACCGCGCCAAGATATAGAAATATTCGCAGCCGAAAGCCAAGATGA
- the LOC100881739 gene encoding uncharacterized protein LOC100881739 isoform X2 yields MWDLGNRSVVTLVSVLSGCVFLYNIWGPILILTISLFLTIYACYSLIVNDSLLSPHALLLFDYCKHVSLEICASVKNIVHYAYQYIRQYWKTASRRFRERHLTQFRMERRRGTRYQLSNDSNPARRNSSGFGSIAQLSPISKDAEKSNISNSLSSKNKFYHNSGHSSYDHSPLSSTKKAFPAYRKSHTPTREDTTYFDTEVSPWSTSVNPKIDSNTSDPRATDTIGGPLLSSSRYNIDQRVYNDVTSPGLTTRLTKYAAEANNKLIHQSRYRVGQFPKVNLHASPVPLIDAKSVRPKTPVTVRVAPPHTIRYSSPSVTEALREISLKRHASREDVASDLAKKQRTESVINKESESQDETKQKRSREESLKSEEDASPQSKTDRPTKRTKTPSCYDIINSLSSSKHVASGVKRKARDFSRSGTPDFEKHFKSLECIQSNSSHSLPPVENTSPKHQEVSEKRNSGMSITSDKIQGDSPIRGILKTANKSIEIDSNHTTDVQAKRSNSYDKKNRSEELVASTDTGKLTHKLFMKAEPERNEKLRMLVEEQGNIAAKFTTDDVEEIKKEDIADMRQTSMKARLQSMFDAISGKAASQINPDVVIQAEEVNAIKSVECPVTCATLNSSTTTTNINTTPISTSAVAPSVVGTNQSSAKHSKHVAFNLPTLEGSSNTTAQINSDVFETQAKSVESSVPEQTSSASESMLTTTSTNASQPSVTKTNVINPNSTSGNFDFGKLSSNSVTNASFGTLFTSNAVSSSTVVPLFATSTTTSPFGDVGSSATKSLSVPATSSAVNANIETTNPFPTNGPQMVQNFATGPNLPLGSGNALRASTRANIAPSSTTTVTQSTESSTGSTSITSTTNSTAIPLNAVSASTASTGSTVDTFAASSVPLYSFGNTKGNVQTSKAEGFSFNSAGNVSQNTSTFGSLGNSQQLQSASTSVSTSTSSGTKNDSASGQSGSVSNVAVGSTAHDSSIKTTAATFTSPAISTFSFCAANSATSGSTNKPEFSFGNVPNTAKASIESTNANANAFSTGNNALPSFGSLPTNNASQFALNANSIFGNASSPSIFGTTTANQSIFGTPSTVNTSSTAFTAPKSSATPMFGSNVHTTSVGFPAINSAPVFSSTTGAPSSGVTCTAAVPVFGSAANTSAPSVSGTSGNLFTGASSTVPTVTFGTTSNIFGQATAPSGNFKNSTSMFGSNSGTPSLFGSQTSTTSTFGSTLSVSSSNTGVPVFGSANISSNVAVPVFGTGTATAAVTTTGTATGTGTSTTAVTATVTPVFVSQNATNSATPGTTASTFGVGSSIFGSNSATNPPVFGATVTSPFGSSVTSTFGGQNASGSSAFGTLSNVNATSNANVNSNINANNNVDANANSNANANSVSAFGDNKVLPFGSQTPSFGSSNPPNTAFGTVNNAKQTNQENNNTGGIFSFGANQKQKQQQQQQQQQQQQQPQNTTFSFGGNGNASNNAAASTSAPFQFGGTSSTGAATGFNFSAPTTTPSINFGTTSAPTFNAAAPGMFSIGSGFTAPRYRNIRSRKPR; encoded by the exons atgtgggatttaggaaatcggAGTGTTGTCACATTAGTAAGCGTGTTGAGTGGGTGCGTGTTTCTCTATAACATTTGGGGGCCGATACTTATTCTTACGATTTCATTATTCCTTACTATTTACGCGTGTTACTCTTTGATCGTCAACGACAGCTTATTGTCGCCGCACGCGTTACTCTTATTCGATTACTGCAAACACGTTTCTCTCGAAATTTGTGCTAGCGTTAAGAATATCGTTCATTACGCGTACCAATATATTCGTCAGTACTGGAAGACTGCTAGTCGCCGTTTTCGAGAACGCCACCTAACCCAATTTAGGATGGAGAGACGTCGTGGAACACGTTACCAGCTTAGCAACGATTCTAATCCTGCTAGGAGAAATTCTTCAGGGTTTGGTTCGATCGCGCAGCTCAGTCCAATTTCAAAGGATGCAGAGAAAAGCAATATTTCGAACAGTCTCAGCTCGAAGAACAAATTTTATCATAATTCTGGTCATTCGTCCTATGACCATAGTCCCCTTA GCTCGACCAAGAAAGCGTTTCCTGCATATAGAAAGAGTCATACGCCGACAAGAGAAGATACCACGTATTTTGACACAGAAGTATCGCCGTGGAGCACGAGCGTAAATCCCAAGATAGACAGCAACACGAGCGATCCAAGAGCCACGGATACGATCGGTGGGCCTTTACTGTCGTCGTCAAGATACAATATCGATCAAAG AGTGTACAACGACGTAACTTCTCCAGGGCTTACAACTAGATTAACAAAATACGCGGCAGAAGCTAACAACAAGTTGATTCACCAGTCTCGATATCGAGTAGGGCAATTTCCAAAAGTTAATCTTCACGCTAGTCCAGTACCGTTGATAGATGCCAAATCCGTGAGACCGAAAACTCCGGTAACGGTTAGAGTAGCTCCGCCTCATACCATTCGATACTCTTCTCCGAGCGTCACCGAAGCTTTAAGAGAGATATCGTTGAAAAGACACGCTTCGAGAGAAGACGTTGCTTCCGATCTAGCAAAAAAACAGCGAACAGAGAGCGTAATTAACAAAGAATCCGAGAGTCAGGATGAAACGAAACAAAAAAGAAGTAGGGAAGAATCTTTGAAATCGGAAGAGGACGCTTCTCCGCAAAGTAAAACGGATAGACCGACAAAACGAACAAAAACACCGTCGTGTTACGATATCATTAATTCCCTTAGTTCCAGTAAGCACGTTGCTTCCGGTGTGAAAAGGAAAGCCA GAGATTTCTCACGGAGTGGAACTCCAGATTTTGAAAAGCATTTTAAATCTTTAGAGTGTATACAGAGCAACAGCTCGCATTCGTTGCCGCCAGTTGAAAATACTAGCCCAAAACATCAGGAGGTATCGGAGAAAAGAAATTCGGGCATGTCGATCACTTCCGATAAGATACAAGGAGATTCTCCGATAAGAGGAATTTTGAAAACTGCTAATAAAAGTATCGAAATCGATTCGAACCATACGACAGACGTTCAGGCGAAACGTTCGAATTCGTACGATAAAAAGAATCGTTCTGAGGAACTGGTCGCATCTACCGACACGGGGAAATTGACGCACAAATTGTTTATGAAAGCGGAACCGGAAAGGAACGAAAAACTGAGAATGTTGGTCGAAGAACAAGGTAACATAGCAGCGAAATTTACTACGGACGATGTAGAAGAGATAAAGAAAGAGGATATAGCAGATATGAGGCAAACCAGTATGAAAGCGAGGCTTCAGAGCATGTTCGACGCCATATCTGGAAAAG CGGCTAGCCAAATTAATCCTGACGTAGTGATTCAAGCGGAAGAAGTGAACGCGATTAAATCGGTCGAATGTCCTGTAACTTGCGCGACTCTCAACTCTTCGACTACCACGACGAACATTAATACCACGCCTATCTCAACGTCGGCCGTCGCTCCCAGTGTTGTCGGGACAAATCAGTCGAGCGCTAAGCATTCGAAACACGTAGCTTTTAATTTACCGACGCTAGAAGGCTCGTCGAACACGACAGCACAGATTAACAGCGACGTCTTCGAGACACAGGCAAAAAGTGTTGAATCTTCTGTGCCGGAGCAAACGAGCAGCGCTTCCGAAAGTATGCTCACGACTACGTCCACGAACGCGTCACAACCTTCCGTCACGAAGACGAACGTAATCAATCCGAACTCGACCTCGGGAAATTTTGATTTTGGCAAATTGTCGTCGAACTCGGTGACAAACGCTTCGTTCGGCACTTTATTCACGTCCAATGCCGTTTCTTCGAGCACCGTTGTACCTTTGTTCGCCACTTCTACCACGACCAGTCCGTTCGGAGACGTTGGCAGCAGCGCGACAAAATCTTTGTCCGTTCCCGCGACTTCGAGTGCAGTTAACGCGAACATCGAAACAACTAATCCTTTCCCGACGAACGGCCCGCAAATGGTTCAGAACTTTGCCACCGGTCCGAATTTACCGCTTGGAAGCGGTAACGCGCTACGTGCATCGACACGCGCAAACATTGCACCATCGTCGACGACAACCGTTACGCAGAGTACGGAATCAAGTACAGGATCAACGTCGATTACTTCTACTACGAATTCTACGGCGATACCGTTGAACGCCGTAAGCGCGAGTACCGCCTCAACTGGCTCCACCGTAGATACGTTCGCTGCTTCGTCTGTTCCCCTGTACTCTTTTGGAAATACGAAGGGTAACGTGCAAACTTCCAAGGCCGAAGGATTCTCGTTCAATTCGGCTGGAAACGTTTCGCAAAATACCAGCACATTCGGGTCATTGGGAAACTCTCAACAACTTCAAAGCGCAAGCACGAGCGTGAGCACGAGTACGTCCTCCGGTACAAAGAATGATAGCGCGTCCGGGCAAAGTGGCTCAGTTTCGAACGTCGCGGTCGGTAGTACCGCACACGATTCGAGTATTAAAACTACAGCAGCCACGTTTACCTCACCCGCGATCTCGACGTTCAGTTTTTGCGCAGCTAATTCCGCAACGTCCGGATCTACCAACAAACCAGAATTTTCGTTCGGCAATGTACCGAATACGGCAAAAGCGTCGATAGAAAGCACGAACGCGAACGCGAACGCGTTTTCAACCGGAAACAATGCGTTGCCTAGCTTCGGAAGCTTGCCGACTAATAACGCGTCTCAGTTCGCTTTGAACGCCAACTCCATATTCGGTAACGCATCCAGTCCGTCAATTTTTGGAACCACAACCGCGAATCAATCAATTTTCGGTACACCTTCCACGGTGAATACTAGCAGCACCGCGTTTACCGCTCCGAAGAGTTCCGCCACGCCGATGTTCGGTTCCAACGTCCACACGACTTCCGTCGGATTTCCAGCCATCAATTCAGCCCCGGTATTCTCGAGCACTACCGGCGCTCCTTCTTCGGGAGTGACATGTACTGCGGCAGTGCCAGTGTTCGGTTCTGCCGCGAATACCTCCGCGCCGAGCGTAAGCGGAACAAGTGGCAATTTATTCACTGGCGCTAGCTCTACAGTCCCGACTGTAACGTTCGGAACGACGAGTAACATTTTTGGTCAAGCGACCGCGCCGAGCGGTAATTTCAAGAATTCCACGAGCATGTTCGGAAGCAATAGCGGTACACCGAGTTTGTTCGGATCCCAAACGAGCACGACGTCTACCTTTGGCTCCACTTTGTCAGTTTCGAGCAGCAATACCGGTGTACCCGTGTTCGGTTCCGCGAATATTTCCAGCAACGTGGCAGTGCCCGTGTTTGGCACCGGTACCGCTACCGCCGCCGTCACTACCACCGGCACCGCCACCGGTACTGGCACCAGCACCACCGCCGTTACCGCTACCGTAACTCCGGTCTTTGTTTCGCAAAATGCCACGAATTCAGCGACACCAGGAACCACCGCATCGACTTTCGGTGTCGGCAGTTCCATATTCGGGAGCAACAGCGCTACGAATCCCCCTGTTTTCGGTGCTACCGTTACCAGCCCTTTCGGTTCTTCTGTCACGAGTACCTTTGGTGGACAAAATGCATCCGGTTCTAGCGCCTTCGGTACCCTTTCTAACGTCAACGCTACCTCTAACGCCAACGTCAATAGCAATATCAACGCCAACAACAACGTGGACGCTAACGCTAACAGCAACGCGAACGCCAACTCCGTTTCCGCGTTCGGCGACAACAAGGTTTTACCCTTCGGATCTCAAACTCCGAGTTTCGGATCGTCTAATCCTCCTAACACAGCTTTTGGGACAGTGAACAACGCCAAACAAACAAACCAGGAAAACAACAATACCGGTGGTATATTTAGTTTCGGTGCGAATCAGAAGCagaagcaacagcagcagcagcagcagcagcagcaacaacaacaaccacAGAACACGACGTTTTCGTTTGGCGGTAACGGCAACGCTAGCAACAACGCTGCAGCATCAACGTCTGCACCGTTCCAGTTTGGTGGAACGTCGTCGACCGgag CAGCGACTGGCTTTAATTTCTCCGCTCCCACGACCACACCATCCATTAACTTCGGAACGACGAGCGCACCGACGTTCAACGCGGCCGCTCCTGGCATGTTCAGCATCGGAAGCGGCTTTACCGCGCCAAGATATAGAAATATTCGCAGCCGAAAGCCAAGATGA